TTATTCGACTTGTACTTTTGCACCTGAAGAGGATGAACAAATTATCGAGTGGCTCTTAAAAAATTATGAATTAGAATTAGTCCCTATAAAAAAATATGATGGAATGGATTCCGGTTTTCCAGCTTTTGCTGATAATAATCCCGAGATGGAAAAAACAGTGAGGTTATTTCCACATCATTTTAAGGGAGAGGGTCACTTTATAGCCAGATTAAAAGATAAGAGAGAATCAGTTAATAGTGGGGTAAAGATAGAGAAAAGGAATAAAAAGAAAAAAGAAAAATTAGTATTTAGAAATCTAAATAAGGAAGAAACAAAACTGTGGATTGATTTTGAAAATGCAACCTTTAGTCATCAGCTTTTTGATATTGGTGATCTTAGTTGTTGGGGAGATAAGCTTTTTTATTACCCAAGTAGCTGGCCAAATATTCAAAATCTAAAATTTATAAAACCTGGTTTTCAAGTTGGAGTATTTAAAAAGAGAAGATTTGAACCTGCATACGGACTTGCATTAGCAATTAAGAGTACTGATACGCAAAAAATTATTGATGTAACACAGGATGAGTGGGAAAATTATGTTTCTGGAAATATAATTTCATTAACGGAGAGAAAAAGTAAAAATGGTTGGTATGCCTTGCGTTGTAATGGACATATTTTTGGCTTTTCGAAGTTAGTCAATGGAACATTGAAGAATTTCTTTCCAAAGGGATTGCGGTTTAACCGCTGATGAGAAGATATAAAAAATAATAGAGGATTGGATCAAAATAAATTTTTGATTCAATCCTCTATTTATTACAAATAAATGTGTTTCAAAATTCCCTGTTTAACTTCGAATAACTCATAGCAACAAAGTACTTACTATGTAGTTAATTCTTTTTTGCCAGATAGCTCTTATTTTAATAAATTTGATTTTTAAAGTTCAGTAAATCTTTAGAAAGTATTGTGTGGACTTTTCGAAGTTCGCTGATATTATGACATCCCAAAATGGTCATAATGGACTTGACTTGATGTTTTAAATCTTCAATTTGTTTTACTAAACCAGTCACGTCCTCTTTAAGAACAGTATGCAAGAATAGTCCAGAAATACCAACATTATCAGCTCCTAAGCATAGGCATTTAACAATGTCTAGTGCATTGCGAATGCCACCAGAAGCGGTAAAGGAAAAATCATTTGCATAGGGTTTACTGGCAATTAAACATTCAGCTATATTCATTCCAAAATCATTTAAGCAATCAAAATTCTCAGTGTGCAGTCGTTGATTTTCAATTTTTG
Above is a window of Liquorilactobacillus hordei DSM 19519 DNA encoding:
- a CDS encoding RsmB/NOP family class I SAM-dependent RNA methyltransferase gives rise to the protein MKFPVDFKEKYINLLGDDAPAFFEGLQTEAIKAFRVNPLKENYKNIEYPLDSPVPYVSTGYYGSVSGKSLEHQTGYVYSQEPSAMYVAEVGDIQPNEVILDLCAAPGGKSTQIATKLDNKGLLVTNEINRKRAGILAENIERIGAKNVVILNESPQKIAQKITNYFDKIFVDAPCSGEGMFRKDPDAMKYWHKDYPAECATRQREILTEAMKMLKPGGELIYSTCTFAPEEDEQIIEWLLKNYELELVPIKKYDGMDSGFPAFADNNPEMEKTVRLFPHHFKGEGHFIARLKDKRESVNSGVKIEKRNKKKKEKLVFRNLNKEETKLWIDFENATFSHQLFDIGDLSCWGDKLFYYPSSWPNIQNLKFIKPGFQVGVFKKRRFEPAYGLALAIKSTDTQKIIDVTQDEWENYVSGNIISLTERKSKNGWYALRCNGHIFGFSKLVNGTLKNFFPKGLRFNR